In the Telopea speciosissima isolate NSW1024214 ecotype Mountain lineage chromosome 6, Tspe_v1, whole genome shotgun sequence genome, ATGACCAAAGCATTGCGGGTAGAATCATGTCCTATTAAGAAAGGAGAGTCCTGGGCATGGAGTGAGAGAATTTAGGAGTAATTCTAAGGATAAGGTTAATCCCTTGATCCTCTTGCGCCTTATTAGGTGGCATATGAGCGATGATTGCGGGGCACCAGGGCCCGTGGCATGTTCTTTCTTCGTAGAGTGTAGTATTCGGGTCATCCTGAATAGGTCGTCCTTGCTCTGCATAGGGTGGTAATGGTCCCGGTCTGGTGGTACTTTTAGGGAGGCTAGGCCTGACGACTTCTCACTATTCGACCATGTCCGACCTTGTGCGTATGACCCTTGAGATCAGGTGTACGCATTGGTCTCGCCCTTTTAGATAGGGATAGCTCATGCTCATTCTCCATGACCTCAGCTCGTCCTTGATACACGTATCGGCCTCCCATTGGGCAGTAGTTTTGTGACATATCAGTATGTATATAAAGtgataaaacaaaatgaaattttacaGGAAAAAAAACCATGCCTGGCAGTGTGGTGTCGATTTCAACCTGGATTGGTCTGGAATCGATACCTTCCAGGCATCTTGGTTTTTCCATTTGGAATTGACCTGAGCCGGATCAAGGGGGAATTCTGGCCGAtcgaatttgatttttaaaaccctgcttATCGGAGCATTGTTTTACATATCAATATTGTTGGAAGACCCACAAGTCTCTGCTCGACATAGGGGGATgaaattgaatttaaaaaattgaaaacttcCTAAGAATCAGCACAGGATATGGCAAGATGTCTCAAGATGTCAATGGGTACACTTATATTATATAAGTGTATAATGAGATTTTCCTTATTAACAAGGCATCATATATATGGTCATGTACAAGCATTTTCGTTCTTATATATTATATGGTATCAGATCTATTTGTTCATGTAGTAAATGTGAGAATGGGACTATGATACAGAATCTTCGGTATACAGGAATTATAcaatggagaagagagatgaaCTGGGAACTGAATGGGGCAGAGAACATCAAGGATACGCAAAATGTAATGCAGTTCGATGCTTTAAAGAGGGAAAATCTTAGTTTCCAGTCACTCTCAGTAAATATATCTGCGAAGATAGTCCATTCGAGCTGGGTGCTTCAGCTTCATAAGAGCTTTTACTTCATGCTTCCGGACCATCTCTCTTGAAATATTCAGGTTCCCTGCTATCTCTCCCAGTGTCCTATCACCTTTCCCATCAAGACCATATCTCTGCCTGATCACCAAGCTCTCCTTGGGCTTGAGAGAATCAAGCTGGGAAACGGATAAGCAGAAAGCATGCATTATGTTAGAGGTATGAATTAGAAACAGTAAAATCGGTGACTGTTTAAATACTGCAGCATAATATTCTACACCCTAAGATGCAAGCTAATGGTCCTTCTGGAAACAAACACTCCCAGGTGTGGTTTTACACCCCCACAAAATGTTTGTTTTCAAATAAAAGCAAGCCAGAGATGCAGCAGAATATTACTGCACCAAGCACGAACATAAGAAACCACGTACTACTCACGAATGAAGTAGATCATCAGACAACAATGTCAGCAGTTTTCAATCTTAATTGTCCATTCAAGAGCAAAATGAGAAAATTTGGTGTAGCTACTAAGATAAATGGATTAAGAGCAAAGAGAATGGACTGTTGGTAATCTCAGGATGGACCAAATCATATGCCTTTCAGTTATTACCCAATCAAGGCAGAGGAGAGGTTGGACATCAGTCTAGTTTTTAGGATTTCCTAACCATgacattgaaagaaaaaactacTCTAACAAAAAGCAATGATTTCTACAAAATTATTGTCAAAATCAGAGACAAggttaataagaaagaaaattaccACATCATCAATAGCAAGCCTGAGAAGAGCAGGTTGCCTCCGTTTATCACCTCCCACCCCATCAATATCAGTAATGCGATTGATGAACTCTTCTTGTGTGGTAACATGCCTTGCATGGAGAGAGTAGATGGGTTTTGAAGCCTTCATGACTTCATAATATCGCTCAGGTGAGATTCCTACTTTCTTTATTACCTCTTCATCTGTTGGAAGCCTCTCGTGCTCAAACAACAATTCTAGTTTGGCCCGTTGAATCTCTAGTCGAATCTGCACGAATAAATATTTAATGTTACCTCTATCTCTGTTCACCAGAATTGTCCATCTCATGAAGACTAGGTCTCATGAGAAGCAAAGATATCAATACAGTTTGGATTTTGAAGGACAATTTTAGGCTccatttatccaaaaaaataaaaatgcagttGTTTTCCAAGATTTGGTATTGCATTTCATTTAGAATAGTTTATAGTTTCTAGGGACCTCTACAGTTCCCTTATTCCTTCAAGGCAATTCCTCTGAAATACTTTCAGTTTAAACAAATGGCAGGGAAAATCATAATGTAGCATACCATTACTCAAAGTCACAGATTAGTCTACAAAACTTCCCAGTTCATGTATATGGTACAGGCTTGCACAGAAACTAAGAAGAAAATAGGACACATACTGTTCATAGCAAAATATTTTctcaagaaaaccaaaaaactaaTATAAATAATTTATGATTAAATGCATTTAGATTTGTCTAAGAGATTTAGAGATAAATTCTTCAAACATGACTCCAGGCAACTATCTATGCCTGCTGGTTAGAAGAGAAGATAAGTGGAATAAAATTTGCATCCtaaagtgaaattaaattaacTTTGCCATAGAAGGTAAATTGGTAAAGGGAAACTTTTCAATGGGGTGTAAAGTTGGAAGTACAGTGGAATAAGTTTGTTGATTTTACATCACTTTCATTTACTGCATTTGTAACTAAACGGACCTAGTGGTAAAACCCCAAGAATGCATGCTAACATATGGTGTTCAGttgcaaagaaaatgaaatagttATGCAAAGAGAAATTCAGAGTAAAATTAAGCATACCGATTCAAGTCCAAAAGGAACACGTGTGAAGCTTGACATGGTCATGGAACGGATGATAGCATGCCTGATCCAGAACAGTGCATATGTGGATAATCTAAACCTCCTTTTCGGTTCAAAGCGATCAATGGCAGTGATGAGACCCTTCACTCCTGCTTGACAGAGGTCTTGAAATTTCGGCCCATCGGCTATCTCTTGAAAGTACTTGTTAATTACAAATAGAACGAGGCGCAGATTGTGCTGCAACAAATTTTGATATTGACTATTAATGTTTCTGTTACATGATCTCTGCCACCAAAGCCCCGAATAAAAAATGTAATTATGTTAAACCAGAGGTCCTATATCAGTTTGAGGCATCAGAAAATAGACAAGGAATCTTCATGGTATTTCAATCcattgaagaaacaaaatagGCCATCCCTCTTTTACGTAGTGTGGATACTATAATTTGAACTGAAACTACAGAGTGACCAATTGAGCTACTAGTTCAACACCAAGATGCACACAAACACATATGGGGAATACATCCCATTAACAATTTTAATTtactttagaaaaaaaaaaaaaagaacgaaaGAAATATGCCAGAAGATCTAGAAGTCTATTATACACTTATAGCACTCAGTATCGCATATAGAAAGGGAATAAGAGATACAGAGCAAGGGTTACCTTGATGAGCTTGCTTCGGGCTGCTTGACCGACTTCAATGCATCTTCTCATTTTAGCTACAGTCATATTCGTTGCCTCAGCTAATTCAGCATCAGTAGATTCTCTTCCCAAATCTCCATGGATGCTCTCCTTCAATTGAAGGAGTGCCTGCAATAATAAGGCAAAAATAAATAGCAACAAAGGATTCAGTACCAAATTACAGAACCTAGACACATATTGCATTACCATAGGACTTAAAGGAGGACAAAATGGAAAGCTCACCTTCATAGGTTGCATAAACTTGAACAGACAAGCATGCTCAGAAGAAGGAAGAACTGGTggtatcttcatcttcttccaatcCAAGCTTACGAAATCAGTGGAGATAGAATACTCCCTAACAAGTTTCTCAACATCTCCAATCTTGTCCTTAGTATCTTTCTTTGCCTGGCTCAAAGGAACTAactcttcctccttctttcttctcaatgTGATCCTCTTATCAAGACTCAACCGCTTCTCCTTCTTTTTAGTGTTCCTCACCACATAACTATTTGATTCCTTGCCATCTTTCTTATCACCTTCTCCCAgcttcttccttgtttgacgATGCCTCCGAACCACATGATCAATATCTTCTACATCAGAAACACTGGCAGGGGCGGTAAGCTTGTATATATTTTCAAGTTTGGCCGCGGCTTCATTGTAATCCAAGTCTATGGTACAAAGAGAAGCTTCGTCAGTAGACACAGCTTTTACTCTCTTTGGAGGCTTGTTgcttcttcttcgtctcttcTGTTGCTTTCCCGGAGTGTCAATGGGAATTGGGATGGATTCCTGTGGTGCAACCAAAGCTGTGTTCTTTGTTTTATCAGTTTTGAAGGCCAAGAACAATGGTCTATTTGATTGCGTCCTGTGGGTTGAGAAACTTGCGCTCAGGCCTAGTGTTGTGCGAGAAGCTGAACTGGAAACAGTCACAACTCCCATGCCAAGATGTGTAGGCAAAAGTGAAAGTGGAGGATGAGGGTTTATCTGACCGTTCTAATCCTGCAAACATCATTGTTCATTCAGACATTGAATGTCAGGTTTGGACAAAAATAGGTTCAGTAAATTTATTTCTTCTACTGAATATTTGACAATCCTTCATCATCAGTGTGAGAAAGAAAGACCAACATGAGCCAACCACCTCTAGGTTTGTTTAGAATTGGGGATTATCCAGTCCAAAGTCATTTGAGTTTCTTGTTCAGAATAGGGAAAGAGATGAAGAATCAATACAAGATGGAAACACTCGGATTTTAAATCGAACTTTATCATCCACATTCAGGGTGAAACCACTTTAGTCCATCACTCTGTTATACCTACCCAGAGCTACCAATTAGAACCTAAAATCGTCAGAAACCCATGACTGATGCTGTGGTATAATCCATTATCTGGAATTTAGATTGTCCAGATAGACAGAAATCAGTTCGACAACTCGGTTTGCAAAACTATATATTATTTCATCAAAAGATTGTATAAATTAAAAGCGATGATGGTTACCTgttagggagaaagagagagaggaaaacgAATCGATCTGACGCTCTAGTTGATGAGCTTTAAACTGTTCTGGTGTCCAGGATGGATTCGCAGTTGATTGAGGAAATTACAGAGAGTATCTGGATGCAAGAACAAAGAATTCGGAGAAGttacagaaaaaataaatttatagaGAGTTCATAAAACTCAGGAATTACGTTGTCCACAACCACTCTTCCCTGGAAATCGACGGTTCGGGAACTCTGGAACTGTAGAGAGAAGGGCTAAGGAGCGAACACGTAAGTCCTCGTACAGTCACTGCAGTAACCAGCAAGCCTGGAGAACGTGGCGAGCAGAGGAGCAGAAACGATCTGGCCGTCGCtgtgtttttctctctctcgcgCACCTCACAAAATCGCAAATCGTATCGTGGCGCGTTCAGAGTGGTGGGACAGatatttgtcttcttttttttctgtttttaaaatACAATTCGTGGAAGAGGTTATTCACACGTGGGTGGTTTCCGTCTTCGGAAGACAAATTTTACAAATAAATCCATGAATAAATGTTTGAGAAAGGACCTCACCCCCGAGGAATAATAAGAAGAGAGACAGAGGCGACCAGATTTTTCCTTCGCCCATGGTATGGTGAGGTGAGGAAAGAATATGGCTTAAAAACCCCGGAATTGGGATTTGAATCGTTCC is a window encoding:
- the LOC122664116 gene encoding RNA polymerase sigma factor sigE, chloroplastic/mitochondrial — translated: MGVVTVSSSASRTTLGLSASFSTHRTQSNRPLFLAFKTDKTKNTALVAPQESIPIPIDTPGKQQKRRRRSNKPPKRVKAVSTDEASLCTIDLDYNEAAAKLENIYKLTAPASVSDVEDIDHVVRRHRQTRKKLGEGDKKDGKESNSYVVRNTKKKEKRLSLDKRITLRRKKEEELVPLSQAKKDTKDKIGDVEKLVREYSISTDFVSLDWKKMKIPPVLPSSEHACLFKFMQPMKALLQLKESIHGDLGRESTDAELAEATNMTVAKMRRCIEVGQAARSKLIKHNLRLVLFVINKYFQEIADGPKFQDLCQAGVKGLITAIDRFEPKRRFRLSTYALFWIRHAIIRSMTMSSFTRVPFGLESIRLEIQRAKLELLFEHERLPTDEEVIKKVGISPERYYEVMKASKPIYSLHARHVTTQEEFINRITDIDGVGGDKRRQPALLRLAIDDVLDSLKPKESLVIRQRYGLDGKGDRTLGEIAGNLNISREMVRKHEVKALMKLKHPARMDYLRRYIY